Proteins encoded within one genomic window of Sphaerisporangium krabiense:
- a CDS encoding serine hydrolase domain-containing protein has protein sequence MSITLSEQDESTLRTAAWGAVSLMSAAGAAGSAHKVATEGSIALTSATGLVGHVLAKAPKGVKYGRTVAELADQVLPALTASMSLLNQQDPAEAGNFRRTLLVAIEASTRPQLGAPGPTLAEMARKITEALDAAPSGSADGGAAPRAADGPDRPELRKIIQEMVDSGFVGVTLRVQDEQGEWVGGAGAGELGETEAPPTNGHVRIGSNTKTFTATVVLQLVAEGRIGLDTPVDDYLPEFGMDRRITVRMLLQHTSGVFNFTGEYFEDGTFVPGIPATPAGKEWVDNRFHSYRPQELARLALSKPARFEPGTDWSYSNTNYVLARLLIEKVTGRPVAEEMQRLILGPLGLTGTVQPTTEQDIPAPHAHAYYRYEEDGQTHTVDVTRHNPSWISSGGDMISTTRDLRTFITALLGGKLLPAELLAEMCTPESKAGYGLGVFVQPAPDGGTVITHNGGMAGHAALMYSTPDGARTLTAALNYVDDSAMSVGAAFQQATRRLVAEVFGSGQAGPAQ, from the coding sequence ATGTCCATCACTCTGTCCGAACAGGACGAATCCACCCTGCGAACGGCCGCGTGGGGCGCGGTTTCGTTGATGTCGGCCGCCGGTGCCGCCGGTTCGGCCCACAAGGTCGCCACCGAGGGCTCCATCGCTTTGACCTCAGCGACCGGCCTGGTGGGGCACGTGCTCGCCAAGGCGCCCAAGGGGGTGAAGTACGGCAGGACGGTGGCCGAACTGGCCGACCAGGTGCTGCCGGCCTTGACGGCGTCCATGAGCCTGCTCAACCAGCAGGATCCGGCCGAGGCCGGTAACTTCCGTCGTACCCTCCTTGTCGCCATCGAAGCCAGCACCCGGCCCCAGCTGGGCGCGCCTGGCCCCACCCTGGCGGAGATGGCGCGAAAGATCACTGAGGCCCTCGACGCCGCCCCGTCCGGCAGCGCGGACGGCGGGGCCGCGCCGCGTGCCGCTGACGGACCGGACCGCCCGGAGTTGCGGAAGATCATTCAGGAGATGGTCGATTCCGGTTTCGTCGGGGTGACGCTGCGCGTGCAGGACGAGCAAGGCGAGTGGGTCGGCGGCGCCGGGGCGGGCGAGCTCGGAGAAACCGAAGCCCCGCCGACGAACGGGCATGTCCGGATCGGCAGCAACACCAAGACGTTCACCGCCACCGTGGTGCTGCAGCTGGTGGCCGAGGGCCGGATCGGACTGGACACCCCGGTGGACGACTACCTGCCCGAGTTCGGGATGGACCGGCGGATCACGGTGCGGATGCTGCTGCAGCACACCAGCGGGGTGTTCAACTTCACCGGCGAGTACTTCGAGGACGGCACGTTCGTGCCGGGGATCCCCGCCACCCCCGCGGGCAAGGAGTGGGTGGACAACCGGTTCCACAGCTACCGGCCGCAGGAACTGGCACGGCTGGCGCTGTCCAAGCCGGCGAGGTTCGAGCCGGGCACCGACTGGAGCTACTCCAACACCAACTACGTGCTGGCCCGGCTGCTGATCGAGAAGGTCACCGGCCGCCCGGTCGCCGAGGAGATGCAGCGCCTCATCCTGGGGCCGCTCGGCCTGACGGGCACCGTCCAGCCGACCACCGAGCAGGACATCCCCGCACCGCACGCGCACGCCTACTACCGCTACGAGGAGGACGGCCAGACCCACACGGTCGACGTCACCCGGCACAACCCCTCCTGGATCTCCAGCGGCGGCGACATGATCTCCACCACCCGGGACCTGCGGACGTTCATCACCGCGCTGCTGGGCGGCAAGCTGCTGCCGGCCGAGCTGCTGGCCGAGATGTGCACGCCGGAGTCCAAGGCCGGCTACGGGCTGGGCGTGTTCGTGCAGCCGGCGCCGGACGGCGGCACGGTCATCACGCACAACGGCGGCATGGCGGGCCACGCGGCGCTGATGTACAGCACGCCCGACGGAGCCAGGACGCTGACCGCCGCGCTGAACTACGTGGACGACTCCGCCATGTCCGTGGGGGCGGCGTTCCAGCAGGCGACGCGGCGTCTCGTCGCCGAGGTGTTCGGCAGCGGCCAGGCCGGACCGGCTCAATGA
- a CDS encoding CTP synthase C-terminal region-related (seleno)protein, with the protein MDRSLRVAVIGDRDPRFPSHLATEDALRHAAAYLGIRVDIRWLATEPLESDLAEVKAADVLWCAPGSPYRSLRGALAALRHGREHSVPTLGTCGGCQHMIIEYARHVLGYEDAQHAEYDPYASTLFVSELTCSPAGKTMPVTLVPGTRVAALYGRTEVDEEYYCNFGLDPSRQETLHDGGFSVIGVDGDGEARVLEIPGHPYYVATLFVPQTRSRPGAPHPLVVGLLRAAL; encoded by the coding sequence ATGGACCGATCTCTGCGCGTCGCGGTCATTGGCGACCGCGACCCACGTTTCCCCTCGCACCTGGCCACCGAGGATGCGCTGCGGCACGCCGCCGCGTACCTCGGCATCAGGGTGGACATCCGCTGGCTGGCCACCGAACCGCTCGAATCCGACCTGGCCGAGGTCAAGGCCGCCGACGTGTTGTGGTGCGCGCCCGGCAGTCCGTACCGCAGCCTGCGCGGTGCCCTCGCCGCGCTTCGGCACGGCCGTGAGCACAGCGTGCCCACCCTGGGGACGTGCGGCGGCTGCCAGCACATGATCATCGAGTACGCCCGCCACGTGCTCGGCTACGAGGACGCACAGCACGCGGAGTACGACCCATACGCCTCCACCCTCTTCGTGTCGGAACTGACCTGCTCGCCGGCCGGCAAGACCATGCCCGTCACCTTGGTCCCCGGTACCCGGGTGGCCGCACTGTACGGACGGACCGAGGTCGACGAGGAGTATTACTGCAACTTCGGTCTCGACCCCAGCCGGCAGGAGACCCTGCACGACGGTGGATTCTCGGTCATCGGAGTGGACGGTGACGGCGAGGCCCGGGTGTTGGAGATTCCCGGCCACCCCTACTACGTGGCCACACTGTTCGTGCCGCAGACCCGCTCGCGTCCCGGGGCCCCGCACCCGCTGGTCGTCGGCCTGCTGCGTGCGGCGCTGTGA
- a CDS encoding LysR family transcriptional regulator: protein MELRDIEIFLTLAEELHFGRTAERLHVSVAAVSKALKKQERAIGVELFARNSRNVRLTPVGEQLRDDLRELHQGLTKSLERARLAARGKTGTLRVSLFPVNIQEMRRYWETFRSRHPQWELRLRVSAYPDPFAQLRDGEVDVLVTWPPEEPDLTVGPLLFAEPRVLAMAEDNNLATWSTASIEAVGDYRHVIVESVPGDWMDRYVPKLTPKGRPIERTAVVHNIEDILLYTTMGETISLFPAHVTRYYPRPGIVYRPVTDMEPLPYALVWRSDAENDMIRALARVVREVGPLPGWDH from the coding sequence GTGGAGCTGCGTGACATCGAGATCTTCCTGACCCTGGCCGAGGAGTTGCACTTCGGCCGGACCGCTGAGCGGCTGCACGTGTCGGTGGCGGCGGTGAGCAAGGCGCTCAAGAAGCAGGAACGGGCCATCGGGGTCGAGCTGTTCGCCCGGAACAGTCGCAATGTACGGCTGACGCCGGTGGGAGAGCAGCTTCGCGACGACCTACGTGAGCTGCATCAGGGGCTGACGAAGAGTTTGGAGCGGGCCCGGTTGGCGGCCCGGGGCAAGACCGGCACGCTGCGGGTCAGCCTGTTTCCCGTCAACATCCAGGAGATGCGCCGGTACTGGGAGACCTTCCGTTCCCGACACCCGCAGTGGGAGCTGCGGCTGCGGGTGTCGGCTTATCCGGATCCGTTCGCCCAGCTGCGCGACGGGGAAGTCGATGTCCTGGTCACCTGGCCGCCGGAGGAGCCCGATTTGACCGTGGGCCCACTACTGTTCGCCGAGCCCAGGGTGCTGGCCATGGCCGAGGACAACAACCTGGCCACATGGTCCACGGCCTCCATCGAGGCGGTCGGCGACTACCGGCACGTGATCGTCGAGTCGGTGCCCGGTGACTGGATGGATCGCTACGTTCCCAAGCTCACCCCCAAGGGCCGCCCGATCGAACGCACCGCCGTCGTGCACAACATCGAGGACATCCTCCTGTACACGACCATGGGGGAAACGATCTCCCTGTTCCCGGCCCACGTGACCCGCTACTACCCGCGCCCCGGCATCGTCTACCGGCCGGTCACCGACATGGAGCCGCTGCCATACGCGCTGGTGTGGCGCAGCGACGCGGAGAACGACATGATCCGCGCCCTCGCCCGGGTGGTGCGCGAGGTGGGACCGCTGCCCGGCTGGGACCATTGA
- a CDS encoding VOC family protein yields MNIVSSAVSLTVDDPAASSRFFTSHLGFRETLAGDGFIALGRDDAAVDLLLVERDAEHWRPRQEHTDAIVVFAVTGLAAECERLRREGAAITVPLRREPWGELTMQLSDPNGVAIQLTEWIAPPTG; encoded by the coding sequence ATGAACATCGTCTCTTCCGCGGTTTCCCTGACCGTTGACGATCCGGCCGCTTCCAGCCGGTTCTTCACCAGTCACCTCGGCTTCCGCGAAACCCTGGCCGGCGACGGATTCATCGCGCTCGGCCGTGACGACGCGGCCGTCGATCTGCTCCTGGTGGAGCGCGACGCCGAGCACTGGCGACCAAGGCAGGAACACACGGACGCGATCGTGGTGTTCGCCGTCACCGGCCTGGCCGCGGAGTGCGAACGGCTGCGTCGCGAAGGCGCCGCCATCACCGTCCCGCTCCGGCGGGAGCCATGGGGGGAGCTGACGATGCAGCTCAGCGACCCCAACGGCGTGGCGATCCAGCTCACCGAGTGGATCGCGCCGCCTACGGGCTGA
- a CDS encoding RNA polymerase subunit sigma-70 has translation MTDARLPGGDEAAFIAAARSADAAQFALMTERYRRELQVHCYRMLANYEDAQDMTQETFLRAWNKRESFKGHAALRTWLYRIATNACLDFLEKRNDRTPVPAELPGEGSEVRYLQPYPDRMLPEDPQESVVARETIELAFIVAVQHLPPRQRAVFILRDVLGWPASKAADALELTVASVTSALQRARVTMREQLPDRRLDWRSPATYELSDDERGVLKSYMDAHERNDLNGLMALLRDDLRFAMLPEPGTLIVTAKDAVDGWVSGGLFQRGHDDWRCIATTVNRMPAAALYLRTPDDPEYRLLNIAVLRIVGGKVAELTGFDATDKPWLSLPATL, from the coding sequence ATGACCGACGCCAGACTGCCAGGCGGCGACGAGGCCGCGTTCATCGCGGCGGCCCGCTCGGCCGACGCAGCGCAGTTCGCGCTCATGACGGAGCGCTACCGGCGTGAGCTGCAGGTGCACTGCTACCGGATGCTCGCGAACTACGAGGACGCCCAGGACATGACGCAGGAGACGTTCCTGCGGGCGTGGAACAAGCGGGAGTCGTTCAAGGGCCACGCCGCGCTGCGGACCTGGCTGTACCGGATCGCGACGAACGCCTGCCTCGACTTCCTGGAGAAGCGCAACGACCGCACACCCGTACCTGCCGAGCTGCCGGGCGAGGGCTCGGAAGTGCGGTACCTGCAGCCCTATCCGGACCGGATGCTCCCGGAGGACCCCCAGGAATCGGTGGTGGCGCGGGAGACGATCGAGCTGGCGTTCATCGTCGCCGTCCAGCACCTGCCGCCGCGGCAGCGGGCGGTGTTCATCTTGCGCGACGTCCTCGGCTGGCCGGCGTCGAAGGCCGCCGACGCCCTCGAGCTGACCGTCGCATCGGTGACCAGCGCACTGCAGCGGGCGCGCGTGACGATGCGCGAGCAGCTGCCCGACCGGCGCCTCGACTGGCGGAGCCCTGCCACGTACGAGCTGTCGGATGACGAGCGCGGCGTGTTGAAGTCGTATATGGACGCCCATGAGCGCAACGACCTCAACGGGCTGATGGCCCTGCTGCGCGACGACCTGCGCTTCGCGATGCTGCCCGAGCCGGGCACCTTGATCGTCACGGCCAAGGACGCGGTGGACGGCTGGGTCTCCGGTGGGCTCTTCCAGCGCGGCCACGACGACTGGCGCTGCATCGCCACGACGGTCAACCGCATGCCTGCCGCCGCGCTGTACCTCCGAACCCCCGACGACCCGGAATACCGTTTGCTGAACATCGCGGTCCTGCGCATCGTCGGGGGAAAGGTCGCCGAACTCACCGGGTTCGACGCCACCGACAAACCATGGCTGAGCCTGCCCGCGACGCTGTGA
- a CDS encoding bifunctional 5,10-methylenetetrahydrofolate dehydrogenase/5,10-methenyltetrahydrofolate cyclohydrolase codes for MAQTHTARLMDGTRLAARIIETSSAAAEDIRRRTGTAPCLATVLVGEDPASVTYVQMKRARCAKAGIQSRHVALPASVGTADLVHAITELSQDPGVHGILLQHPVGPHIDERAAFEAIAPDKDVDGVTMRSFAATAFGLPGFVSCTPAGIMRLLDEYGVELAGKHAVVVGRSAILGKPAGMLLLGRNATVTYCHSRTADLPSIVRQADVLLAAVGRPRFIGGRDIKPGAVVIDAGYNPGNVGDVDFETAKDRASLITPVPGGVGPMTIAVLLAQTVQAAAHQLNVT; via the coding sequence ATGGCCCAGACGCACACCGCTCGCCTGATGGACGGCACCCGCCTCGCCGCCCGCATCATCGAGACCAGTTCCGCCGCCGCCGAGGACATCCGGCGGCGCACGGGAACGGCCCCGTGCCTGGCGACCGTGCTGGTCGGAGAAGACCCCGCTTCGGTGACATATGTCCAGATGAAGCGCGCCCGGTGTGCGAAGGCGGGCATCCAGTCACGGCACGTGGCCTTGCCCGCCTCGGTCGGCACCGCTGACCTGGTCCACGCCATCACCGAGCTGTCGCAGGACCCGGGCGTGCACGGCATCCTGCTCCAGCACCCGGTGGGACCGCACATCGACGAACGCGCCGCCTTCGAGGCCATCGCCCCGGACAAGGACGTGGACGGCGTCACCATGCGCTCCTTCGCGGCGACGGCGTTCGGCCTGCCGGGCTTCGTGTCCTGCACGCCGGCGGGGATCATGCGCCTGCTGGACGAGTACGGGGTCGAACTGGCCGGCAAGCACGCGGTGGTGGTCGGCCGCAGCGCCATTCTCGGCAAGCCCGCGGGCATGCTCCTGCTCGGCAGGAACGCCACGGTGACCTACTGCCACTCCCGTACCGCCGACCTGCCGTCGATCGTGCGACAGGCCGATGTCCTGCTGGCCGCGGTGGGCCGGCCGCGGTTCATCGGCGGCCGGGACATCAAGCCCGGCGCCGTGGTGATCGACGCGGGCTACAACCCGGGCAACGTCGGAGACGTCGACTTCGAGACCGCCAAGGACCGGGCGAGCCTGATCACCCCAGTCCCCGGCGGCGTAGGCCCCATGACCATCGCCGTCCTGCTCGCCCAGACGGTCCAGGCGGCGGCACACCAGCTCAACGTGACCTGA
- a CDS encoding TetR/AcrR family transcriptional regulator, with the protein MVTHPNASRRSESSRRAILTAALELVNEVGYAKLSIEGIAARAGVGKQTIYRWWPSKGTVLFEAFLMLNEGEDGEPAALPDTGDLEADLKTVLRATVEELNDPSYDEPMRALNTAITEDSVLAAAYAERLDGPMKEVKKQRLRSAQRAGQLAEDLDLDVAVDMVWGPVLNRWLQRAAPLTTDYADSVVTTALSGLRPRDPAS; encoded by the coding sequence ATGGTGACGCACCCCAATGCCTCCCGGCGCAGCGAGTCCTCCCGGCGGGCCATCCTCACCGCGGCCCTGGAGCTGGTGAACGAGGTCGGCTACGCCAAGCTCAGCATCGAGGGGATCGCCGCGCGCGCCGGCGTCGGCAAGCAGACGATCTACCGCTGGTGGCCGTCGAAGGGCACGGTGCTCTTCGAGGCGTTCCTCATGCTCAACGAGGGTGAGGACGGAGAGCCGGCGGCGCTGCCCGACACCGGCGATCTCGAAGCGGACCTGAAGACGGTCCTGCGCGCGACGGTCGAGGAGCTGAACGACCCGAGCTACGACGAGCCGATGCGGGCGCTCAACACGGCGATCACGGAGGACTCCGTCCTGGCCGCCGCCTACGCCGAACGGCTGGACGGCCCGATGAAGGAGGTCAAGAAGCAGCGGCTGCGCAGCGCGCAGAGGGCCGGTCAGCTCGCCGAGGACCTCGACCTGGACGTGGCCGTGGACATGGTGTGGGGCCCGGTGCTCAACCGCTGGCTGCAGCGCGCCGCCCCCCTCACCACCGACTACGCCGACAGCGTCGTCACCACCGCCCTCAGCGGCCTGCGCCCCCGCGACCCGGCCTCCTGA
- a CDS encoding dihydrofolate reductase family protein, with protein sequence MRKLIFGMNVTLDGFIAATGDDISWGGGEGPDSSSSAELFQWWYDQMRASELSLYGRKLWEAMSSHWPTGDQLPNATPAEIEYARLWRDMPKVVFSSTIDKVDWNTRLVSGDAVAEITRLKAEDGGPMDIGGATLAGAAMRAGLVDEYTLVTVPVLVGGGTPFFTALDSWVNLKLIETRTFPGGVVLTRYERRR encoded by the coding sequence ATGCGGAAACTGATATTCGGCATGAACGTGACCCTGGACGGCTTCATCGCCGCGACCGGCGACGACATCAGCTGGGGTGGGGGAGAGGGACCGGACTCATCGTCGAGCGCCGAGCTGTTCCAGTGGTGGTATGACCAGATGCGGGCGAGCGAGCTGTCGCTGTACGGGCGCAAGCTGTGGGAAGCGATGAGCTCCCACTGGCCGACCGGCGACCAGCTCCCCAACGCCACCCCGGCGGAGATCGAGTACGCGCGCCTCTGGCGGGACATGCCGAAGGTGGTGTTCTCATCGACGATCGACAAGGTCGACTGGAACACCCGCCTGGTCTCCGGCGACGCGGTCGCCGAGATCACCCGGCTCAAGGCCGAGGACGGCGGCCCGATGGACATCGGCGGCGCGACGCTCGCCGGGGCGGCCATGCGGGCCGGGCTGGTCGACGAGTACACGCTGGTCACCGTGCCGGTCCTGGTGGGCGGCGGCACGCCGTTCTTCACCGCGCTGGACAGCTGGGTGAACCTGAAGCTGATCGAGACGCGGACATTTCCCGGCGGCGTGGTGCTGACCCGATACGAGAGGAGGCGATGA
- a CDS encoding LysR family transcriptional regulator: MTFTQLRILQAVARTGNMTRAAEELATTQSAVSHALRALEGELGVALLVRGNHGVSLTAAGRAVCRRATLILTQVEALEQEVAATRKHERGSLRVGVIPSANVRLLPPILRRFEDAHPQVRLTVMEGSDDEVLEWLETGAADIATVSAGVAGARATTAALPAGLMARPLATDRMLAVLSSSHELAVRDSASVVELSRHPFIMSTGGCEPLITALARAAGASLKCHYRVRDTSSILAMVAEGLGVSIVPELSLPAHRPGVHAIPLDPPAERAILLALPADPLPTATAFAESATTLTPPPSRAEGMGPGRELAGPA; the protein is encoded by the coding sequence GTGACCTTCACCCAACTGCGGATCCTGCAGGCGGTCGCACGCACCGGCAACATGACCCGGGCCGCCGAAGAGCTGGCCACCACGCAGTCTGCCGTCAGCCACGCGCTGCGCGCCCTGGAGGGCGAGCTCGGGGTCGCGCTGCTGGTGCGGGGCAACCACGGGGTGAGCCTGACAGCGGCTGGGCGTGCCGTGTGCCGCCGCGCCACGCTCATCCTCACCCAGGTGGAAGCGCTGGAGCAGGAGGTGGCCGCAACCCGGAAGCATGAGCGTGGCAGCCTGCGCGTCGGTGTCATCCCCAGCGCCAACGTCCGGCTGCTGCCGCCGATCCTGCGGCGGTTCGAGGATGCGCATCCGCAGGTGCGGCTCACGGTGATGGAGGGCTCGGACGACGAGGTGCTGGAGTGGCTCGAAACGGGAGCGGCGGATATCGCCACCGTGTCAGCCGGGGTGGCGGGCGCACGGGCCACCACGGCCGCGCTCCCCGCAGGGTTGATGGCGCGACCGCTCGCCACCGACCGCATGCTGGCCGTCCTGTCCAGCAGTCACGAACTGGCCGTCCGCGACTCGGCATCGGTGGTCGAACTGTCCCGGCACCCGTTCATCATGTCCACGGGCGGCTGTGAGCCTCTGATCACGGCACTCGCGCGGGCGGCCGGGGCGAGCCTGAAGTGCCACTACCGGGTGCGCGACACCAGCAGCATTCTCGCCATGGTCGCCGAGGGGCTCGGGGTGAGCATCGTCCCTGAACTGTCGCTGCCCGCCCATCGCCCGGGCGTGCATGCGATCCCGCTGGACCCGCCTGCTGAGCGCGCCATCCTTCTCGCCTTGCCTGCCGACCCGCTCCCAACGGCCACCGCCTTCGCCGAATCGGCCACTACCCTCACGCCCCCACCCAGCCGCGCTGAAGGCATGGGTCCCGGCAGGGAACTCGCGGGCCCGGCCTGA
- a CDS encoding SDR family NAD(P)-dependent oxidoreductase, with product MRTSPASSRTWFITGASRGLGRAFAQAALERGDRVVAAARGITPGAFEERHADRLLALPLDVTDRAAVFAAVARAAEHFGEMDIVVNNAGTMSSGMVEEFTEAEARAQFEVNFFGALWVSQAALPHLRARGTGHIVQISSIAALGGFPSTGMYSASKFALEGMSEALAMEAAAFGVKLSIVQPGGYWTDLYSQIAVTDPMEPYASLRVELERQWAEGSVDSEPRLAAEALLKLVDSDDPPLRLLLGSMVYDLAVDISQRRLRTWAAWEEISRAAEHAVPAPGTPT from the coding sequence GTGCGTACTTCCCCCGCTTCTTCCCGCACCTGGTTCATCACCGGCGCGAGCCGCGGCCTCGGCCGTGCTTTCGCCCAGGCGGCTCTGGAACGCGGCGACCGGGTGGTCGCCGCCGCCCGCGGTATCACGCCGGGCGCCTTCGAGGAGCGGCACGCCGACCGGCTGCTCGCGCTGCCGCTGGACGTGACCGATCGTGCGGCGGTGTTCGCCGCCGTCGCACGTGCCGCCGAGCACTTCGGAGAGATGGACATCGTCGTCAACAACGCCGGGACCATGTCGTCCGGCATGGTCGAGGAGTTCACCGAGGCCGAGGCCCGGGCCCAGTTCGAGGTCAACTTCTTCGGCGCCCTGTGGGTCTCCCAGGCCGCCCTGCCCCACCTGCGCGCCCGCGGCACCGGCCATATCGTGCAGATCTCCAGCATCGCGGCCCTCGGCGGCTTCCCGTCCACCGGCATGTACAGCGCGAGCAAGTTCGCCCTGGAGGGCATGAGCGAGGCGCTGGCCATGGAGGCGGCGGCCTTCGGCGTCAAGCTCAGCATCGTCCAGCCCGGTGGCTACTGGACGGATCTCTACTCCCAAATCGCCGTGACCGACCCGATGGAGCCCTACGCGTCACTGCGCGTCGAACTGGAGAGACAGTGGGCGGAGGGCTCCGTCGACAGCGAACCCCGCCTGGCGGCCGAAGCCCTCCTTAAACTCGTCGACAGTGACGACCCGCCGCTACGCCTCCTGCTCGGCAGCATGGTCTACGACCTGGCCGTCGACATCTCCCAACGACGCCTGCGCACCTGGGCGGCATGGGAAGAGATCAGCCGCGCCGCCGAACACGCCGTCCCCGCTCCCGGCACTCCCACATGA
- a CDS encoding serine hydrolase domain-containing protein translates to MRTQPPPATKALRHVAVTAVAAALLAGTATPGSAIADSGVTVPAAAASQDRPELRKAMQAFVDAGFTGVQLRVNDRRGEWAASAGVRKLGAAAKPPTNGRFWTGSVVKTFSATLVLQLVAEGKIGLDDPVAGYLPGFGLDRRITVRMLLRHTSGVFNYTGEYYDDGRFVPGIPATGDAWLNNRFHSYQPEELVRLALSKPARFEPGTDQNYSNTNYTLIRLLIEKVTGRSYDEQLQRRILRPLGMSATRTAGDRTQLPGPHAHAYYSYQGKTVDISRQNLSLLVGAGDLISTTQDLTTFFSALNSGKLLPAELLAEMREPYGKLGYGLGVFVQDLGPDCGTVYQHNGSPPHGYGALMYSSPDGKTTLTGSVTWVDSATRGPVKDFQKLLDGLVEEVFCGTPAGSANETKPLR, encoded by the coding sequence ATGAGAACCCAACCCCCACCGGCGACCAAGGCGCTGCGGCACGTAGCCGTCACAGCGGTGGCCGCCGCGCTGCTGGCCGGAACGGCCACCCCCGGGTCGGCCATCGCGGACAGCGGCGTGACCGTGCCGGCAGCGGCTGCCAGCCAGGACCGCCCGGAGCTGCGGAAGGCCATGCAGGCGTTCGTCGATGCCGGTTTCACCGGGGTGCAGTTGCGCGTGAACGACCGGCGGGGTGAGTGGGCCGCCAGCGCCGGAGTGCGCAAGCTGGGTGCGGCCGCGAAGCCGCCGACGAACGGGCGGTTCTGGACGGGCAGCGTCGTCAAGACCTTCTCCGCGACCCTGGTGCTGCAACTGGTGGCCGAGGGCAAGATCGGACTGGACGATCCGGTGGCCGGCTACCTGCCCGGGTTCGGGCTGGACCGGCGGATCACCGTGCGGATGCTGCTGCGGCACACCAGCGGGGTGTTCAACTACACCGGCGAGTACTACGACGACGGCAGGTTCGTGCCGGGGATCCCCGCCACCGGCGACGCATGGCTGAACAACCGGTTCCACAGCTACCAGCCGGAGGAGCTGGTACGGCTGGCGTTGTCCAAGCCGGCGAGGTTCGAGCCGGGCACGGACCAGAACTACTCCAACACCAACTACACGCTCATCCGGCTGCTGATCGAGAAGGTCACCGGCCGCTCCTACGACGAACAGCTGCAACGACGGATCCTGCGACCGCTCGGGATGTCGGCCACCAGGACCGCGGGCGACCGGACACAGCTGCCCGGGCCGCACGCCCATGCCTACTACAGCTACCAGGGCAAGACGGTCGACATCTCCCGTCAGAACCTGTCCCTGCTGGTCGGCGCCGGTGACCTGATCTCCACCACCCAGGATCTGACCACGTTCTTCTCCGCGCTGAACAGTGGCAAGCTGCTGCCCGCCGAACTGCTGGCCGAGATGCGCGAGCCGTACGGGAAGCTCGGCTACGGTCTCGGGGTGTTCGTCCAGGACCTGGGCCCGGACTGCGGCACCGTCTACCAGCACAACGGCAGCCCGCCCCACGGCTACGGCGCGCTGATGTACAGCTCGCCCGATGGCAAGACGACCCTGACCGGCTCGGTGACCTGGGTCGACTCGGCCACCCGGGGACCGGTGAAGGACTTCCAGAAGCTGCTGGACGGGCTGGTCGAGGAAGTGTTCTGCGGCACGCCGGCCGGGTCGGCCAACGAGACCAAGCCGCTGCGGTGA